A region of Haliotis asinina isolate JCU_RB_2024 chromosome 7, JCU_Hal_asi_v2, whole genome shotgun sequence DNA encodes the following proteins:
- the LOC137291895 gene encoding vacuolar protein sorting-associated protein 28 homolog: MSMFAQVQSSAGQANNVGLYEEVKLYRTAREREKYDNMADLYAVINTLQSLQKAYIRDAILPKEYTAACSRLLVQYKAAFRQIQSDFPTIEDFLKKYRLDCPLALERIKEGRPITIKDGSGSMSKLIADIVSLFITVMDKLRLEIRAMDEIQPDLRELMDTMTQLSILPGDFEGKKKVETWLDTLSAMQASEELNDGQVRQMLFDLESAYNAFNRVLHDH; encoded by the exons ATGTCGATGTTTGCTCAAGTTCAGTCAAGTGCAG GACAAGCTAACAATGTCGGTTTATATGAG gaGGTAAAGCTGTACAGAACAgccagagagagagaaaa GTATGACAACATGGCTGACCTGTATGCTGTGATCAATACCCTGCAAAGTCTACAGAAGGCCTACATCAGGGATGCTATTCTCCCAAAGGA gTACACGGCAGCATGTTCCCGACTACTGGTTCAATACAAGGCTGCATTCCGACAGATACAGAGTGATTTCCCAACCATAGAAGACTTCCTCAAGAAATACAGA TTAGATTGTCCTCTGGCTCTGGAGAGAATCAAGGAGGGGCGACCTATCACAATTAAAGATGGCTCTGGAAGCATGAGCAAATTAATTGCAGACATTGTGTCG CTGTTCATCACTGTCATGGACAAACTTCGCCTGGAGATCCGAGCTATGGATGAG ATTCAGCCTGACCTGCGTGAGTTGATGGACACAATGACACAACTCAGTATTCTACCTGGGGACTTTGAAGGCAAGAAAAAGGTTGAAACTTG GCTGGACACACTGAGTGCCATGCAGGCATCGGAAGAACTGAATGATGGACAAGTACGGCAGATGTTGTTTGACTTAGAATCAGCTTACAATGCATTCAACCGAGTTCTACACGATCATTAA